One region of Turicibacter bilis genomic DNA includes:
- a CDS encoding methylated-DNA--[protein]-cysteine S-methyltransferase, giving the protein MKYYHYYESPIGKLVIVHNDRGITNLYLAHLLQIENAIQEETDLIKEAVKQLDEYFNGLRQSFDLPLALAGTHFQQKVWQALRNIPCGKTYSYKQIAEQIDNPKASRAIGMANNKNPILLLIPCHRVIGGNGKLVGFAAGLEVKKHLLTLEGTSYEC; this is encoded by the coding sequence ATGAAGTATTATCACTATTATGAAAGTCCAATCGGAAAATTAGTTATTGTACACAATGATCGAGGAATTACAAATTTATACTTAGCACATCTTTTACAAATTGAAAATGCCATTCAAGAAGAGACGGACTTAATTAAAGAAGCAGTCAAGCAGCTTGATGAATACTTCAATGGACTGCGCCAATCTTTCGACTTACCATTAGCTCTAGCAGGAACTCATTTTCAACAGAAAGTTTGGCAAGCCCTTCGAAATATTCCTTGTGGAAAAACTTATAGTTATAAACAAATCGCAGAACAGATTGACAACCCAAAAGCTTCGCGTGCGATAGGAATGGCGAATAATAAAAATCCTATTTTACTTCTCATCCCTTGTCATCGTGTGATTGGTGGCAATGGAAAACTCGTCGGTTTTGCAGCGGGGCTAGAGGTTAAAAAGCATTTACTAACTTTAGAGGGGACTTCATATGAATGTTAA
- a CDS encoding DNA alkylation repair protein — translation MNVKAQLLELAEPSYQQFSSRLLPGTPDILGVRLPILRKMAKQIAKENWREFLNQNDDIYFEEIMLRGMVIGYIKDISIHEVMKHIQIFVPQINNWSVCDSFCSGLKITKQYQKQFWPMITSYLSSDQEFEVRFAVVMLLIYYVDNQYVTDVLRELDQVQHSGYYVRMAIAWAISACYVSYPHLTLSYLKQTQLDTFTYNKALQKISESMKSDIKTKELMKQMKRNEAD, via the coding sequence ATGAATGTTAAAGCACAACTTTTAGAATTAGCAGAACCAAGCTATCAGCAGTTTTCATCTCGTTTGCTTCCAGGAACACCGGATATTTTAGGTGTCCGTTTACCAATTTTACGCAAAATGGCAAAGCAAATTGCAAAAGAAAATTGGCGTGAATTTTTGAACCAAAATGATGATATTTACTTTGAAGAAATTATGCTAAGAGGGATGGTCATTGGCTATATTAAAGATATTTCTATTCATGAAGTGATGAAGCACATTCAAATTTTTGTGCCTCAGATTAATAATTGGTCTGTTTGTGATAGTTTTTGTTCTGGACTCAAGATTACGAAGCAGTATCAAAAACAATTTTGGCCTATGATTACCTCTTATCTTTCGTCGGATCAAGAGTTTGAAGTGAGATTTGCTGTTGTTATGCTGTTAATTTACTATGTAGATAACCAATATGTAACAGATGTTCTTCGGGAATTAGATCAGGTTCAGCATTCAGGGTACTACGTTCGTATGGCAATCGCATGGGCAATATCCGCTTGCTATGTGAGTTATCCTCATCTAACTTTAAGTTATTTAAAGCAGACACAACTGGATACATTTACTTACAATAAAGCTTTACAAAAAATTAGTGAATCGATGAAAAGCGATATAAAAACAAAAGAATTAATGAAACAAATGAAGCGAAATGAAGCAGATTAA
- a CDS encoding relaxase/mobilization nuclease domain-containing protein, with protein MAFIKIYKITKDYHKKIDAIIDKKKTGDSELIYKFTTTNEPIHQLESAYHIMQRFPVDEYVKPEVAHQIGIEFATQFLKDYSDYVVATHTHSKVLHNHIIFVSSSMKEDEMYRKLYEEKLHQLVVKITNDCCAKHGLSTIQYK; from the coding sequence ATGGCATTCATCAAGATTTATAAGATCACCAAAGACTACCATAAGAAAATTGATGCCATCATAGATAAGAAAAAAACTGGGGATAGTGAACTTATTTATAAATTCACAACGACAAATGAACCTATTCATCAACTAGAGTCAGCTTATCATATTATGCAACGATTTCCTGTTGATGAGTATGTTAAACCAGAGGTAGCTCACCAAATTGGAATCGAGTTTGCCACTCAATTTTTAAAAGACTACTCTGATTATGTGGTTGCTACACACACACATTCAAAGGTTTTACATAATCACATTATTTTTGTTTCAAGTTCAATGAAAGAAGATGAAATGTATCGTAAGCTATATGAAGAAAAACTTCATCAACTTGTCGTTAAGATTACTAATGATTGTTGTGCTAAGCATGGGCTATCAACAATTCAATATAAATAA
- the rluF gene encoding 23S rRNA pseudouridine(2604) synthase RluF produces MRLNKFISESRKASRRGADKLIEEGRVKINGRKAKIGDQVKPGDEVMVNGQRIRLARNNVYLALNKPVGITCTTEKNVKGNIVDLVNHPLRVFNIGRLDKDSDGLILLTNDGDIVNKILRAENNHEKEYIVSVDKPITPEFVEKMSKGVRILGTKTLPCKVEQLSKYEFKIILTQGLNRQIRRMCEALGYEVYRLQRVRIMNIHLGNLPVGQWRDLTKKEKTRLFQDLNYTPQEW; encoded by the coding sequence ATGCGCTTAAATAAATTTATTAGTGAATCTAGAAAAGCTTCTCGACGTGGAGCTGATAAACTAATTGAAGAAGGACGCGTGAAAATTAACGGTCGTAAAGCTAAAATCGGTGATCAAGTGAAGCCAGGTGATGAGGTTATGGTTAATGGGCAACGTATTCGTTTGGCACGTAACAATGTCTATCTTGCTTTAAATAAACCTGTTGGAATTACATGTACTACTGAGAAAAATGTTAAAGGAAATATCGTTGACTTAGTTAACCACCCATTACGCGTGTTTAATATCGGTCGTTTAGATAAAGATTCAGATGGTTTAATTTTATTAACAAATGATGGTGATATTGTTAATAAAATTTTACGTGCTGAAAACAATCATGAAAAGGAATATATTGTATCTGTTGATAAGCCAATCACACCTGAATTCGTTGAAAAAATGTCTAAAGGCGTTCGTATCCTTGGAACAAAAACATTACCATGTAAAGTTGAACAACTTTCAAAATATGAATTTAAAATTATCTTAACTCAAGGATTAAATCGTCAAATTCGTCGTATGTGTGAAGCATTAGGATATGAAGTTTATCGTCTTCAGCGTGTTCGAATCATGAATATTCACTTAGGTAACTTACCCGTTGGACAATGGCGTGACTTAACTAAGAAAGAAAAAACACGTTTATTCCAAGACTTAAATTATACACCGCAAGAATGGTAG
- a CDS encoding DUF1456 family protein, which translates to MNNNDILIRIRYALNLKDGQMVKIFKLGGVEVTEEEVKKMLTKVKEEFGFQDADSNETLPCNNKMLDAFLNGLITFKRGPQEKKSGQPENPVSITRRNNINNIVLKKLKIALSLTSEEVIDILGLAGVKISKGELSAVLRKEGHKNYKECGDRYLRNFLKGLAIQYRTTQK; encoded by the coding sequence ATGAATAATAACGATATCTTAATTCGTATTCGATATGCACTAAACTTAAAAGATGGACAAATGGTTAAAATTTTCAAACTTGGTGGAGTAGAAGTCACAGAGGAAGAAGTAAAAAAAATGTTAACCAAAGTAAAAGAAGAATTTGGTTTTCAAGATGCTGACAGTAATGAAACCTTACCATGTAACAATAAAATGTTAGATGCATTCTTAAATGGATTAATTACGTTTAAACGTGGTCCACAAGAAAAGAAATCTGGACAACCTGAAAATCCAGTTAGTATTACAAGACGTAATAACATTAATAATATCGTACTAAAGAAATTAAAAATTGCACTATCTTTAACGTCAGAGGAAGTTATTGATATTTTAGGATTAGCGGGTGTTAAAATTTCAAAGGGCGAATTAAGTGCCGTACTTCGTAAAGAAGGACATAAAAATTATAAAGAGTGTGGCGATCGTTACTTACGTAATTTCTTAAAAGGATTAGCCATTCAATACCGTACAACGCAAAAATAA
- a CDS encoding ATP/GTP-binding protein gives MTVRIAILGGPRCGKTTLIQQLYVDMKIRDINVGVATEYSTDYLRDKGMIESISEQYGIYLGQLHLEKALDGHEYAVTDYATFVPYIYGRLMLGDKKRTKKEIEILNDLYSLAIRDLPQYDYIFFVPREFGYKKDGVRWQDEEVAQMVDDAILNFLNAENVKYEVITGSTRERSEKILNIVGIEKEIVKPQPVEELAE, from the coding sequence ATGACAGTAAGAATTGCAATTCTAGGTGGACCAAGATGTGGTAAAACAACGTTAATTCAACAATTATATGTGGATATGAAAATCCGTGATATTAATGTCGGGGTTGCGACTGAATATAGTACCGATTATTTACGTGATAAAGGAATGATCGAATCAATTTCAGAGCAATACGGAATTTATTTAGGACAATTACATTTAGAAAAAGCATTAGATGGACATGAATATGCAGTTACGGATTACGCAACATTTGTTCCATATATTTATGGACGCTTAATGCTTGGAGATAAAAAACGTACTAAAAAAGAAATTGAGATTTTAAATGACTTATATAGTTTAGCAATTCGTGACTTACCTCAGTACGACTATATCTTCTTTGTACCTCGTGAATTTGGATATAAAAAAGATGGAGTTCGTTGGCAGGATGAAGAAGTTGCTCAAATGGTGGATGATGCAATCTTAAACTTCTTAAATGCAGAGAATGTGAAGTATGAAGTTATCACAGGTTCAACGCGAGAACGCTCAGAAAAAATCTTAAATATTGTTGGAATTGAAAAAGAAATTGTTAAACCGCAACCAGTAGAAGAATTAGCTGAATAA
- a CDS encoding GNAT family N-acetyltransferase produces MLALRYTKLEDIERVMEIIKQAQQYFKEKGINQWQNGYPNAKVIENDIKNGHSFVLIKNNEIVGTIAISFEGEATYNKIFEGDWKSNDNYAVIHRIAVDHELKGIGLSSEMIKQTELMCNKKSVGSIKVDTHEDNQAMQRSLIKNGFDYCGVIYLADGSKRVAFEKCL; encoded by the coding sequence ATGTTAGCATTAAGATATACTAAACTAGAAGATATTGAACGTGTCATGGAGATTATTAAACAAGCTCAACAATATTTCAAAGAAAAGGGAATCAATCAATGGCAAAATGGTTATCCAAATGCTAAAGTCATTGAAAATGATATTAAAAATGGACATAGTTTTGTCTTAATAAAAAATAATGAGATTGTTGGAACCATCGCTATTTCTTTTGAAGGAGAAGCTACTTATAATAAAATTTTTGAAGGGGATTGGAAAAGTAATGATAACTATGCCGTCATCCATCGGATTGCAGTTGATCATGAGTTAAAAGGAATCGGGCTCTCATCTGAAATGATTAAACAAACTGAATTAATGTGTAATAAAAAAAGTGTTGGTAGCATTAAAGTCGATACACATGAGGATAACCAAGCGATGCAACGCTCTCTTATAAAAAATGGATTTGATTATTGCGGTGTCATTTATCTAGCTGATGGCAGTAAACGTGTAGCTTTTGAAAAATGTTTATAA
- a CDS encoding L-lactate dehydrogenase — protein MQTGTRRVVLVGTGFVGMSFAYSMVNQGGAEELVLIDVNHEKAVGEAMDLNHGIPFGPEKIEIWAGDYSDCKTADIVVVTAGVNQQPGETRLALVERNAKIMRDVIKNVMQSGFNGILLIASNPVDVLTYIAWQESGLPKHRVIGTGTTLDTARLRYQMGKYLDVDPRNVHGYIVGEHGDTETPLWSHTSVGVKPIFDIIKDHPEYKREDLEEIYVNVRDAAYHIIERKRATYYGIGMCITRIVKAILNDENSVLPVSAYLDGEYGLHDIFTGVPAIVNRNGIREVFNLNISSEELEQLTKSVSILKETLDTVR, from the coding sequence ATGCAGACTGGAACTAGACGTGTTGTATTAGTTGGTACAGGATTTGTTGGAATGAGCTTTGCGTATTCAATGGTAAACCAAGGTGGAGCTGAGGAGTTAGTTCTAATTGACGTTAATCATGAAAAAGCTGTTGGTGAAGCCATGGACTTAAATCACGGGATTCCATTTGGCCCAGAAAAAATTGAAATCTGGGCTGGAGATTACTCAGACTGTAAAACAGCCGATATCGTTGTTGTGACAGCTGGTGTTAATCAACAACCCGGAGAAACACGCTTAGCCTTAGTTGAACGAAATGCGAAAATCATGCGTGATGTTATTAAAAATGTTATGCAATCAGGATTTAATGGAATTCTGTTAATTGCAAGTAACCCTGTTGATGTCTTAACTTATATTGCTTGGCAAGAATCAGGTTTACCAAAACATCGTGTCATTGGGACCGGAACAACACTTGATACCGCTCGTTTAAGATACCAAATGGGTAAATATTTAGACGTCGATCCTCGTAACGTTCACGGTTATATTGTCGGTGAGCATGGTGATACTGAAACGCCATTATGGTCACATACAAGCGTCGGTGTCAAACCAATCTTCGATATTATTAAAGATCATCCAGAATACAAAAGAGAAGATTTAGAAGAAATCTATGTCAACGTCCGTGATGCTGCTTATCATATTATTGAACGTAAACGTGCCACTTATTACGGAATTGGGATGTGTATCACGCGTATTGTTAAAGCCATCCTAAATGACGAAAACTCAGTCTTACCAGTGTCAGCTTATTTAGATGGTGAATATGGTCTTCATGATATCTTTACCGGTGTGCCTGCGATTGTCAATCGTAACGGAATTCGCGAAGTCTTTAACTTAAATATTAGTTCAGAAGAACTCGAACAATTAACTAAATCCGTCTCAATTTTAAAAGAAACATTAGATACCGTGCGTTAA
- the lysA gene encoding diaminopimelate decarboxylase, producing the protein MKLQGTMSVKNDELYIGGISCLELAKTYKTPLYVFDEQLARENCREYVKHFKVKEHRNRVAYAGKAFLPLHMCQLIKEEGLYLDVVSGGELYTAHKAQFPMENVLFHGNNKTIDEIKMGLELGVGRFVVDNYYELDLLEQFCKERGTSQAIYLRITPGIEAHTHDYIKTGQIDSKFGFTLTNGDLYECLASFHRYEHLQLVGLHAHIGSQIFDVEPFLDEVDIMMSLVKEIKETYGIQIREVDLGGGVGVYYTKNDQPKTIQQFCEAMIEKVEKSCQKLGINVPTLIVEPGRSIVANAGSTLYTVGSMKDIKDVRTYVSVDGGMTDNIRPSLYQARYECAIVNKMRTGDQKQVTIAGKCCESGDILITDVDIKGIETGDILIIASTGAYGYSMSSNYNKIPKAAVVSVQNGKSRVICKRQTLEELLALEVL; encoded by the coding sequence ATGAAATTACAAGGAACGATGTCAGTAAAAAATGATGAACTTTATATCGGAGGAATTAGTTGTTTAGAACTTGCTAAGACGTATAAAACCCCTTTATATGTCTTTGATGAACAACTTGCTCGAGAGAATTGCCGCGAATATGTGAAACATTTCAAAGTGAAAGAACATCGAAATCGAGTCGCTTATGCTGGGAAGGCCTTTTTACCCCTTCATATGTGTCAACTCATTAAAGAAGAAGGATTATATTTAGATGTGGTATCTGGTGGGGAATTATACACGGCGCATAAAGCTCAGTTCCCAATGGAAAATGTACTGTTTCACGGAAATAATAAGACCATTGATGAAATTAAAATGGGTCTTGAGTTAGGAGTAGGTCGATTTGTTGTTGATAACTATTATGAACTTGATTTGCTAGAACAGTTCTGTAAAGAAAGAGGCACATCGCAAGCGATTTATTTGAGAATTACACCTGGTATAGAAGCACATACACATGATTATATAAAAACGGGACAAATTGATTCGAAATTTGGATTTACTTTGACTAATGGGGATTTATATGAGTGTTTAGCCAGTTTTCATCGATATGAGCATCTACAACTGGTTGGATTACATGCACATATTGGATCACAAATTTTTGATGTAGAACCTTTTTTAGATGAAGTAGATATTATGATGAGTTTAGTTAAGGAGATTAAGGAAACATACGGCATTCAAATTAGAGAAGTTGATTTAGGAGGAGGAGTTGGCGTTTATTATACGAAAAATGATCAACCAAAAACCATTCAACAATTTTGTGAAGCTATGATTGAAAAAGTAGAAAAATCTTGTCAGAAATTAGGGATTAACGTACCGACGTTAATCGTTGAACCAGGACGTTCCATTGTCGCAAATGCTGGAAGTACGCTATATACAGTTGGATCGATGAAAGATATTAAAGATGTTCGAACCTATGTCAGTGTAGATGGTGGAATGACTGATAATATCAGACCTTCGTTATATCAAGCACGTTATGAGTGTGCGATTGTGAATAAAATGAGAACAGGGGATCAAAAGCAAGTAACGATCGCAGGAAAATGTTGTGAAAGTGGTGATATTCTTATCACAGATGTTGATATTAAGGGTATTGAAACAGGTGATATCTTGATTATTGCCTCAACCGGTGCGTATGGATATTCGATGTCATCAAATTATAACAAGATTCCGAAGGCTGCGGTTGTTTCGGTTCAAAATGGAAAAAGTCGAGTGATTTGTAAACGACAAACGTTAGAGGAATTACTAGCTTTAGAAGTTTTATAG
- a CDS encoding aspartate kinase yields the protein MGILVHKYGGTSVGTTEKIKRIAKRVIAEKEKGNDMVVVVSAMGKTTDHLVEMSKEIAINPNKREMDLILSTGEQVSIALLSMAFQEFGYDAIALTGFQAGIKTYGPHTKNKILDIDDEKIKNYLKEGKVVVVAGFQGVNENGDITTLGRGGSDTTAVAIAAKLGCPCHIYTDVDGIYSVDPRLYKEAKKLDVISYEEMMEMASLGAGVMEPRAIEIGCKYNIPIYVASSINDVGGTYIKEYDEKMEANIVTGLSVCDDILMVTVSHILYNLDHVATLFEKLAIENVNVDMISQTAPVDGYINVSFTAPKDDLFVIEKVMGDLEGRVEISIEDEITKISVVGIGMRNQSGVSGRLFRILADNGISFRQVTTSEISISYTIDKKDKEKAVRALSNELNL from the coding sequence ATGGGGATTTTGGTTCATAAGTATGGTGGGACATCAGTTGGAACAACTGAGAAGATTAAACGGATTGCAAAACGAGTCATTGCGGAAAAGGAAAAGGGAAATGATATGGTGGTTGTCGTATCGGCGATGGGGAAAACGACGGATCATTTAGTGGAGATGTCAAAAGAGATTGCGATAAATCCCAATAAACGAGAAATGGATTTGATTTTATCCACTGGAGAACAAGTGTCCATTGCGTTGTTGTCGATGGCCTTTCAGGAATTTGGATATGACGCTATTGCTCTAACTGGGTTTCAAGCTGGAATTAAAACATATGGACCGCATACTAAAAATAAAATTTTGGATATTGATGATGAGAAAATTAAGAATTATTTAAAAGAAGGGAAAGTTGTAGTTGTTGCTGGGTTTCAAGGGGTGAATGAAAATGGCGATATTACAACACTTGGTCGAGGAGGGTCAGATACAACAGCAGTTGCTATAGCAGCGAAACTTGGTTGTCCATGTCATATTTATACAGATGTTGATGGCATTTATTCCGTCGATCCACGACTGTATAAAGAGGCGAAAAAACTTGATGTTATTAGTTATGAAGAGATGATGGAGATGGCAAGCCTTGGTGCAGGTGTGATGGAACCACGTGCTATTGAAATTGGATGTAAATATAATATTCCAATTTATGTAGCTTCAAGTATAAATGATGTGGGTGGAACTTATATTAAGGAGTATGATGAGAAAATGGAAGCGAATATAGTAACGGGGTTAAGTGTTTGTGATGATATTTTAATGGTAACAGTTAGTCATATTTTATATAACTTAGATCATGTTGCGACTTTATTTGAAAAACTAGCGATTGAAAATGTAAATGTGGATATGATTAGTCAAACAGCACCAGTTGATGGGTATATTAATGTTTCTTTTACTGCACCAAAAGATGATTTATTTGTAATTGAAAAGGTGATGGGGGATCTAGAGGGTAGAGTTGAGATTAGTATAGAGGATGAAATTACAAAAATTTCAGTCGTTGGAATTGGAATGAGAAATCAAAGTGGAGTAAGTGGTCGCTTATTTAGAATTTTAGCGGATAACGGGATTTCCTTTAGGCAAGTGACAACATCAGAAATTAGTATTTCATACACAATTGATAAAAAAGATAAAGAAAAAGCGGTTCGTGCCTTATCGAATGAGTTGAATTTATAA
- a CDS encoding M20 metallopeptidase family protein: protein MDLKEILTTHREYLHQIPELGFCEFKTSAYLKEQLELLGYKVESTAKTGLLAYRKGESDECIAFRSDMDGLSLAEETGVAFTSKHQGKMHGCGHDGHMAILLGFATHLSKIEPLKKSVLFILQPAEEGPGGAEVIVKEGVLKKYKVKFIFGLHLYPEIEEGKFGLRSGVMTAQTGEVDIVIQGQGGHGAIPHKANDALIIMAQLINSYQSIVSRNLNPIDGGVLTIGTIHGGERRNIIAEKVELTGTIRAFSEEVYETIKRRIVEINTGLETMFNAKVKTQFIDMYPCIVNDKSLFELVCHSTLGEKMIEIDPMMIAEDFSYYQKEVPGLFFMLGSRNDALGFTNPLHHSKFNFSDNVLLNGVELYDEMCRLLNVY from the coding sequence ATGGATTTAAAAGAAATTTTAACAACGCATCGAGAGTATTTACATCAAATTCCCGAACTTGGATTTTGTGAGTTTAAAACATCAGCATATTTAAAAGAACAATTAGAACTTTTAGGATACAAGGTTGAATCAACCGCAAAAACAGGATTGTTAGCTTATCGAAAAGGTGAAAGTGATGAATGTATTGCTTTTCGCTCAGATATGGATGGATTGAGTTTAGCAGAAGAGACTGGCGTTGCATTTACATCTAAACATCAGGGAAAAATGCATGGATGTGGTCATGATGGTCACATGGCTATTTTACTTGGATTTGCGACTCATTTATCAAAGATTGAACCGTTAAAAAAGAGCGTATTATTCATTTTACAACCGGCAGAAGAAGGTCCAGGCGGAGCTGAGGTTATTGTCAAAGAAGGAGTATTAAAAAAATATAAGGTGAAGTTTATATTTGGTCTACATTTATATCCAGAGATTGAGGAGGGAAAGTTTGGGCTTCGATCAGGTGTGATGACAGCTCAAACTGGAGAGGTTGATATTGTCATTCAAGGTCAAGGTGGGCATGGAGCGATTCCTCATAAAGCAAATGATGCGCTCATTATAATGGCTCAGTTAATCAATAGTTATCAAAGCATTGTGAGTCGAAATTTGAATCCAATTGATGGGGGCGTTCTTACCATTGGTACGATTCATGGTGGAGAGCGTCGAAATATTATTGCTGAAAAAGTAGAACTGACAGGAACGATTCGCGCATTTAGTGAAGAAGTTTATGAAACGATTAAGCGACGTATTGTAGAGATCAATACTGGACTTGAGACGATGTTTAATGCCAAAGTAAAGACGCAATTTATTGATATGTATCCATGTATTGTGAATGATAAATCATTATTTGAGTTAGTGTGTCACTCAACACTCGGTGAGAAAATGATTGAAATTGATCCGATGATGATTGCAGAAGATTTCTCTTATTATCAAAAAGAGGTTCCAGGATTATTCTTTATGCTAGGATCTCGTAATGATGCGCTTGGTTTTACAAATCCACTGCATCATTCGAAATTTAATTTTAGTGACAATGTTTTATTAAATGGCGTTGAACTGTATGATGAAATGTGTCGTTTATTAAATGTTTATTAG
- a CDS encoding aspartate-semialdehyde dehydrogenase has protein sequence MNGINVAIVGATGLVGQTFLKVLEERNFPIKELYCFASSRSAGKTIEFKGKTYVVEELTEQSFDREIDIALFSAGGGISKKFAPIAASKGVRVVDNSSAWRMEAEIPLIVPEVNPHVLSHNDYIISNPNCSTIQSVVPLKVLHEAFGIKRIVYSTYQAVSGSGVKGLHDLEAGTTEFYPYPIVGNCLPHIDVFLDNGYTKEEVKMIEETKKILGDQNIKVTATTVRVPVKYGHSVSMNLEFEREFELEEVYRLLQSVDGLVVHGHENSLDYPMPIDVEGHNEVHVGRIRRDFSVDSGLNLWVVADNIRKGAATNTVQIAELLLDYL, from the coding sequence ATGAATGGGATTAATGTTGCAATTGTAGGGGCTACTGGTTTAGTGGGACAAACCTTTTTAAAAGTACTTGAGGAACGAAATTTTCCAATTAAGGAGTTATATTGCTTTGCATCAAGTCGCTCAGCTGGAAAAACGATTGAGTTTAAAGGAAAAACTTATGTTGTTGAAGAATTAACAGAACAATCTTTTGATCGAGAAATTGATATTGCTTTATTTTCAGCAGGCGGTGGAATTAGTAAGAAGTTTGCTCCGATTGCGGCTAGTAAAGGAGTACGAGTAGTAGATAATTCTAGCGCTTGGCGCATGGAAGCCGAAATTCCACTTATTGTACCAGAGGTGAATCCTCATGTTTTAAGTCATAATGACTACATTATTTCGAATCCAAATTGTTCAACGATTCAATCCGTCGTTCCATTAAAAGTGTTACATGAGGCATTTGGAATTAAACGCATTGTGTATTCGACTTATCAGGCTGTATCTGGCTCAGGGGTGAAGGGGCTTCATGATTTAGAAGCGGGAACAACTGAGTTTTATCCGTATCCGATTGTTGGAAATTGCTTACCCCATATCGATGTCTTTTTAGACAATGGTTATACAAAAGAAGAAGTTAAAATGATTGAGGAAACGAAAAAAATTTTAGGAGATCAAAATATTAAAGTAACAGCAACAACAGTACGAGTGCCTGTTAAGTATGGACATTCTGTTTCGATGAATTTGGAGTTTGAGCGTGAGTTTGAGTTAGAAGAGGTTTATAGGCTACTACAAAGCGTGGATGGCTTAGTAGTACATGGTCACGAAAATTCGCTCGATTATCCAATGCCTATTGATGTTGAAGGGCATAATGAAGTTCATGTTGGCCGAATTAGACGTGATTTTAGTGTCGATTCAGGTTTAAATTTATGGGTGGTTGCCGATAACATTAGGAAAGGTGCAGCAACGAATACCGTTCAGATTGCTGAATTACTGTTAGATTATTTGTAG
- the dapA gene encoding 4-hydroxy-tetrahydrodipicolinate synthase: protein MFSGSGVAIITPFKNDRVDYEKLRELLEWQIANETDAIIICGTTGESATMSDAERKSVIKFTVEVVNKRIPVIAGSGSNNAAYAVELSQYCESVGVDGLLVVTPYYNKATEKGLLNYYELIASHVNLPIILYNVPGRTGVNLTPKMVAKLAKISNIIGIKEASGDISQVAEIARLCGTDFSIYSGNDDIIIPVLSLGGKGVISVLANILPKVTHDLVSSYLEGEVNKARDLQLSVNGLVHTLFIEVNPIPVKTAMNLMGMNVGNLRLPLTEMAAENLAILQDELTKYGL from the coding sequence ATGTTTAGTGGATCAGGAGTAGCGATTATAACACCATTTAAAAATGATCGAGTTGATTATGAAAAATTACGAGAACTGCTAGAGTGGCAAATTGCTAATGAGACAGATGCGATTATTATTTGTGGAACAACGGGTGAATCTGCAACGATGAGTGATGCTGAACGAAAATCGGTTATTAAGTTCACGGTTGAGGTTGTTAATAAACGGATTCCTGTCATTGCAGGAAGTGGAAGTAATAATGCGGCGTATGCGGTTGAATTGAGTCAATATTGTGAATCGGTTGGTGTCGATGGCTTGTTAGTTGTAACGCCTTATTATAATAAAGCAACAGAGAAGGGGCTTTTGAATTATTATGAGTTGATTGCAAGTCATGTCAATTTACCAATTATTTTATATAATGTGCCGGGACGTACAGGGGTAAATTTAACACCAAAGATGGTTGCAAAGTTAGCAAAGATTTCGAATATTATTGGGATTAAGGAAGCAAGTGGTGATATTTCACAAGTGGCCGAAATAGCTCGCTTATGTGGAACAGATTTTTCAATTTATAGTGGAAATGATGATATCATTATTCCAGTTTTATCACTTGGTGGAAAAGGAGTAATTTCAGTTTTAGCGAATATTTTACCAAAAGTTACACATGATTTAGTAAGTAGCTATTTAGAGGGCGAAGTAAATAAAGCACGTGATTTACAACTAAGTGTGAATGGACTTGTGCATACTTTATTTATTGAGGTAAATCCAATTCCAGTTAAAACAGCCATGAATCTCATGGGGATGAATGTAGGAAACCTCCGCCTTCCTTTAACAGAAATGGCAGCAGAAAATTTAGCAATTTTACAAGACGAACTAACGAAGTACGGATTATAG